In Juglans regia cultivar Chandler chromosome 5, Walnut 2.0, whole genome shotgun sequence, the following are encoded in one genomic region:
- the LOC108985441 gene encoding UDP-D-apiose/UDP-D-xylose synthase 2-like, translating to MASARVDLDGNPIKAMTICMIGAGGFIGSHLCEKLMAETPHTVLAVDVYNDKIKHLLEPAGSHPWSDRIQFHRLNIKHDSRLEGLIKMADLTINLAAICTPADYNTRPLDTIYSNFIDALPVVKYCSENGKRLIHFSTCEVYGKTIGSFLPKDSPLRQDPEYYVLKEDASPCIFGSIEKQRWSYACAKQLIERLIYAEGAENGMEFSIVRPFNWIGPRMDFIPGIDGPSEGVPRVLACFSNNLLRHEPLKLVDGGQSQRTFVYIKDAIEAVLLMIENPARANGHIFNVGNPNNEVTVRQLAEMMIQVYSKVSGEPSVEVPTVDVSSQEFYGVGYDDSDKRIPDMTIINRQLGWNPKTSLWDLLESTLTYQHRTYAEAVKQAIAKPAAN from the exons ATGGCTTCGGCGAGGGTAGATCTGGACGGAAATCCGATAAAGGCGATGACGATATGCATGATCGGTGCTGGAGGCTTCATTGGCTCCCACCTTTGCGAGAAGCTGATGGCCGAGACTCCGCACACCGTGCTGGCCGTCGACGTCTACAACGACAAGATCAAGCATCTTCTCGAGCCCGCCGGCTCCCATCCATGGTCCGATCGCATCCAGTTCCACCGCCTCAACATCAAGCACGACTCCCGCCTCGAAGGCCTCATCAAGATGGCAGATCTG ACAATTAATCTGGCGGCGATTTGCACTCCGGCAGACTACAACACGCGCCCGCTCGACACGATTTACAGCAATTTCATCGATGCGCTCCCCGTG GTTAAGTACTGCTCGGAGAATGGCAAACGTCTCATTCACTTCTCTACTTGTGAGGTGTATGGGAAAACGATTGGGAGCTTTCTCCCTAAAGATAGCCCTCTTCGTCAG GATCCTGAATATTATGTTCTTAAAGAAGATGCCTCCCCATGCATTTTTGGTTCTATTGAGAAACAGAGATGGTCCTATGCATGTGCAAAACAATTGATTGAGAGGCTAATTTATG CTGAGGGTGCAGAGAATGGTATGGAGTTCTCAATTGTGAGACCCTTCAACTGGATTGGACCCAGAATGGATTTCATACCCGGCATTGATGGTCCAAGTGAGGGCGTTCCAAGGGTTTTGGCATGCTTTAGTAAT AATCTCCTGCGTCATGAGCCACTCAAGCTTGTTGACGGTGGCCAATCCCAGAGAACTTTTGTTTATATAAAGGATGCAATTGAAGCAGTTTTGCTGATGATT GAAAATCCAGCTAGAGCCAATGGCCATATTTTTAATGTGGGCAACCCTAACAATGAAGTTACAGTTAGGCAGCTTGCTGAAATGATGATTCAG GTCTATTCAAAGGTAAGTGGGGAACCTTCTGTGGAAGTACCTACTGTTGATGTGAGCTCCCAAGAATTTTATGGGGTGGGATATGATGATAGTGATAAGAGAATTCCTGACATGACCATAATCAATAGGCAACTTg GTTGGAACCCAAAGACATCTCTGTGGGACTTGCTTGAATCAACACTCACTTATCAACATAGGACGTATGCTGAGGCTGTTAAGCAGGCCATTGCAAAACCAGCTGCCAACTAA